In Streptomyces sp. NBC_01707, a genomic segment contains:
- the argS gene encoding arginine--tRNA ligase — translation MASVNSLASTLQQQLADALTAALPDAGTADPLLRRSDRADFQANGILALAKKLKGNPRELASQVTAAIPAGDLIKEIEVSGPGFLNITLTDKAIIETLAARAADDEGRLGVPYGQNAGTTVVDYAQPNVAKEMHVGHLRSAVIGAAMVEVLEFTGETVVRRHHIGDWGTQFGMLIQYLIEHPQELDHRGGEEQDGEAAMSSLNRLYKASRALFDSDEEFKARSRDRVVALQAGDEETVALWQRFVDESKIYFYSVFNKLDMEIRDPDIVGESGYNDMLEETCRILEETGVAVRSEGALCVFFDDVKGPDGNPVPLIVKKTNGGYGYAATDLSAIRDRVQNLKASTLLYVVDARQSLHFKMVFETARRAGWLNEDVKAHQLAFGTVLGKDGKPFKTREGETVRLVDLLDEAIERATAVVREKAEKVGLTEQEIVENGEYVGIGAVKYADLSTSAVRDYKFDLDQMVSLNGDTSVYLQYAYARIKSILRKAGEIRPVAHPELELAPAERALGLHLDQFGENLAEVASTYEPHKLAAYLYQLASHYTTFYDQCHVLSDENPAEVVENRLFLCDLTARTLHQGMALLGIRTPERL, via the coding sequence ATGGCCTCGGTCAATTCCCTCGCTTCCACGCTCCAGCAGCAGCTGGCGGACGCCCTGACGGCAGCTCTGCCGGATGCCGGCACCGCGGACCCGCTGCTGCGCCGAAGCGACCGGGCCGACTTCCAGGCCAACGGGATCCTCGCCCTCGCCAAGAAGCTGAAGGGCAACCCGCGCGAGCTCGCGTCCCAGGTCACGGCCGCGATCCCGGCGGGCGACCTGATCAAGGAGATCGAGGTCTCCGGCCCCGGCTTCCTGAACATCACGCTCACCGACAAGGCGATCATCGAGACCCTGGCCGCGCGCGCCGCGGACGACGAGGGCCGGCTCGGTGTGCCGTACGGGCAGAACGCGGGCACGACGGTCGTCGACTACGCGCAGCCGAACGTGGCCAAGGAGATGCACGTCGGCCACCTCCGGTCCGCCGTGATCGGTGCCGCCATGGTGGAGGTCCTGGAGTTCACCGGCGAGACGGTGGTCCGGCGCCACCACATCGGCGACTGGGGCACCCAGTTCGGCATGCTCATCCAGTACCTGATCGAGCACCCGCAGGAGCTCGACCACCGGGGCGGCGAGGAGCAGGACGGCGAAGCCGCCATGTCCTCGCTGAACCGGCTCTACAAGGCGTCGCGGGCGCTCTTCGACTCCGACGAGGAGTTCAAGGCCCGCTCCCGGGACCGGGTGGTCGCGCTCCAGGCCGGTGACGAGGAGACGGTCGCGCTCTGGCAGCGGTTCGTCGACGAGTCGAAGATCTACTTCTACTCGGTCTTCAACAAGCTCGACATGGAGATCCGCGACCCCGACATCGTCGGCGAGTCCGGTTACAACGACATGCTCGAGGAGACCTGCCGGATCCTGGAGGAGACGGGCGTCGCCGTCCGCTCCGAGGGCGCGCTGTGCGTGTTCTTCGACGACGTGAAGGGCCCGGACGGCAACCCGGTGCCGCTGATCGTCAAGAAGACGAACGGCGGGTACGGCTACGCGGCGACCGACCTCTCAGCCATCCGCGACCGGGTCCAGAACCTCAAGGCGAGCACCCTGCTGTACGTCGTGGACGCGCGGCAGTCGCTCCACTTCAAGATGGTCTTCGAGACGGCCCGCCGGGCAGGCTGGCTGAACGAGGACGTGAAGGCGCACCAGCTGGCGTTCGGCACGGTGCTCGGCAAGGACGGCAAGCCCTTCAAGACCCGTGAGGGCGAGACGGTCCGGCTGGTCGACCTGCTGGACGAGGCGATCGAGCGGGCGACGGCCGTCGTGCGCGAGAAGGCAGAGAAGGTCGGCCTGACCGAGCAGGAGATCGTCGAGAACGGCGAGTACGTCGGTATCGGCGCGGTGAAGTACGCCGACCTCTCCACGTCCGCCGTGCGGGACTACAAGTTCGACCTGGACCAGATGGTGTCGCTGAACGGCGACACGTCCGTGTACCTCCAGTACGCGTACGCCCGTATCAAGTCCATCCTGCGCAAGGCGGGCGAGATCCGGCCGGTCGCGCACCCCGAGCTGGAGCTGGCCCCGGCCGAGCGGGCGCTGGGCCTGCACCTGGACCAGTTCGGCGAGAACCTCGCCGAGGTGGCGTCCACGTACGAGCCGCACAAGCTGGCCGCGTACCTCTACCAGCTGGCCTCGCACTACACGACGTTCTACGACCAGTGCCACGTGCTGAGCGACGAGAACCCCGCCGAGGTGGTCGAGAACCGGCTCTTCCTCTGCGACCTGACCGCCCGCACGCTGCACCAGGGCATGGCACTGCTCGGCATCCGCACCCCCGAGCGTCTCTGA
- the lysS gene encoding lysine--tRNA ligase, with product MPTVAQSQSSTEADWVSRFADEVIAESERRAPGKPVVVASGLSPSGPIHLGNLREVMTPHLVADEIRRRGHQVRHLISWDDYDRYRKVPAGVPGVDESWAEHIGKPLTSVPAPAGSAYPNWAEHFKAAMTAALDELGVEYDGISQTEQYTAGAYREQILHAMRHRADIDAVLDRYRTKKDPAAAGKGKKPQQQKKVDDAELEAEAGSGAASEDDGSGGSAGYFPYKPYCGNCEKDLTTVTSYDDETTELNYTCTACGFAETVRLSEFNRGKLVWKVDWPMRWAYEGVIFEPSGVDHSSPGSSFVVGGQIVREVFDGVQPIGPMYAFVGISGMAKMSSSKGGVPTPADALKIMEAPLLRWLYARRKPNQSFKIAFDQEIQRLYDEWDSLGRKVADGTVLPADAAAYARAVGTAAGELPRTPRPLPYRTLASVVDITAGHDEQTLRILSDLDPENPLTSLDEARPRLDRAENWITSQVPAEARTIVRDEPDKELLGSLDEQGHRSLHLLLDGLDSHWSLDGLTTLVYGVPKILAGLEPDAKPTPELKTAQRSFFALLYRLLVSRDTGPRLPTLLLAVGAERVRKLLGA from the coding sequence GTGCCGACCGTGGCTCAGAGTCAGAGCAGCACCGAGGCCGACTGGGTCTCCCGCTTCGCGGACGAGGTCATCGCCGAATCGGAGCGTCGTGCGCCTGGCAAACCGGTCGTCGTCGCGTCCGGTCTTTCGCCGTCGGGCCCGATCCACCTGGGCAACCTCCGCGAGGTCATGACCCCGCACCTGGTCGCGGACGAGATCCGCCGCCGAGGGCACCAGGTCCGGCACCTCATCTCGTGGGACGACTACGACCGCTACCGGAAGGTCCCGGCGGGCGTCCCCGGCGTCGACGAGTCGTGGGCCGAGCACATCGGCAAGCCGCTGACGTCCGTGCCCGCCCCGGCCGGGTCCGCGTACCCCAACTGGGCGGAGCACTTCAAGGCCGCCATGACGGCCGCGCTGGACGAACTGGGTGTCGAGTACGACGGCATCAGCCAGACCGAGCAGTACACGGCGGGGGCCTACCGCGAGCAGATCCTGCACGCGATGAGGCACCGCGCCGACATCGACGCCGTCCTCGACCGGTACCGCACGAAGAAGGACCCGGCGGCCGCGGGCAAGGGCAAGAAGCCGCAGCAGCAGAAGAAGGTCGACGACGCCGAGCTCGAGGCCGAGGCGGGCTCCGGCGCGGCGAGCGAGGACGACGGCAGCGGCGGCTCCGCCGGCTACTTCCCGTACAAGCCCTACTGCGGCAACTGCGAGAAGGACCTCACGACCGTCACGTCGTACGACGACGAGACGACCGAGCTGAACTACACGTGCACCGCCTGCGGCTTCGCCGAGACCGTCCGGCTCAGCGAGTTCAACCGCGGCAAGCTGGTCTGGAAGGTCGACTGGCCGATGCGCTGGGCGTACGAAGGCGTGATCTTCGAGCCCAGCGGTGTGGACCACTCGTCGCCCGGCTCGTCGTTCGTCGTCGGCGGTCAGATCGTCCGCGAGGTCTTCGACGGTGTGCAGCCGATCGGCCCGATGTACGCCTTCGTCGGGATCTCCGGCATGGCGAAGATGTCCTCCAGCAAGGGCGGCGTGCCGACCCCGGCCGACGCGCTGAAGATCATGGAGGCGCCGCTGCTGCGCTGGCTGTACGCGCGCCGCAAGCCCAACCAGTCCTTCAAGATCGCCTTCGACCAGGAGATCCAGCGGCTGTACGACGAGTGGGACTCCCTGGGCCGCAAGGTCGCCGACGGCACCGTGCTGCCCGCCGACGCCGCCGCGTACGCCCGCGCCGTCGGCACGGCCGCCGGTGAGCTGCCGCGCACCCCGCGCCCGCTGCCGTACCGCACACTCGCGTCCGTCGTCGACATCACGGCCGGGCACGACGAGCAGACCCTGCGCATCCTGAGCGACCTGGACCCGGAGAACCCGCTGACCTCGCTCGACGAGGCGCGGCCGCGGCTCGACCGCGCGGAGAACTGGATCACCAGCCAGGTTCCGGCCGAAGCCCGCACCATCGTCCGCGACGAGCCGGACAAGGAACTGCTCGGCTCGCTGGACGAGCAGGGGCACCGGTCGCTGCACCTGCTCCTGGACGGGCTGGACTCGCACTGGTCGCTGGACGGGCTGACGACGCTCGTCTACGGCGTGCCGAAGATCCTGGCAGGGCTGGAGCCGGACGCCAAGCCGACGCCCGAGCTGAAGACCGCGCAGCGGTCGTTCTTCGCGCTGCTGTACCGGCTGCTCGTCAGCCGGGACACCGGGCCGCGGCTGCCCACGTTGCTGCTGGCCGTGGGTGCGGAGCGGGTGCGGAAGCTGCTGGGCGCGTAG
- a CDS encoding DUF2637 domain-containing protein — translation MAAMQLTRTHRVLIGVVVAGAAIIAAIGFAGSYAAVRALAEQKGFGNFSLVFPIGIDAGICVLLALDLLLTWMRIPFPLLRQTAWLLTAATIAFNGAAAWPDPLGVGMHAVIPVLFVVAVEAARHAVGRIADLTADKHMEGVRLTRWLLSPVPTFKLWRRMKLWELRSYEQVIKLEQDRLIYQARLQARFGRNWRRKAPVESLMPLRLAKFGVPLADTGPAGLAAAGIEPVLLPPAPAPAAVETVHPQAELPYAPQPQYAEPQQHQAQPQQQQHAHPSDPAAEEWPQEGPGSHESPWFAAPQVPEGAYEGAYNPTYVEGLEPTPVMIPSGPGGRTRPLGNVGTIGAVPHPRGEEPLPESPEQPQQLQEPAADPVEWAQEDAEFGEIAYEVFSAYTHQHNDYPSVEVLDIHLSDGHNVRHPRSAALLRRLLPGFKQRFDNEMAENHIA, via the coding sequence GTGGCCGCGATGCAGCTGACACGCACGCACCGGGTACTCATCGGGGTCGTCGTCGCCGGCGCGGCAATCATCGCCGCGATCGGCTTCGCGGGCTCGTACGCCGCCGTGCGCGCGCTCGCAGAACAGAAGGGCTTCGGGAACTTCTCCCTGGTCTTCCCGATCGGCATCGACGCGGGCATCTGCGTACTGCTGGCCCTGGACCTGCTCCTGACCTGGATGCGGATACCGTTCCCGCTGCTGCGTCAGACGGCCTGGCTGCTGACCGCCGCGACGATCGCCTTCAACGGCGCCGCGGCCTGGCCCGACCCGCTCGGCGTCGGCATGCACGCGGTGATCCCGGTGCTGTTCGTGGTCGCGGTCGAGGCCGCCCGGCACGCGGTCGGCCGAATAGCCGACCTGACGGCCGACAAGCACATGGAGGGCGTCCGGCTCACCCGCTGGCTGCTCTCCCCCGTCCCCACGTTCAAGCTGTGGCGGCGGATGAAGCTGTGGGAGCTGCGTTCGTACGAGCAGGTCATCAAGCTCGAACAGGACCGGCTGATCTACCAGGCCCGGCTCCAGGCCCGTTTCGGCCGGAACTGGCGCCGCAAGGCCCCCGTCGAGTCGCTGATGCCGCTGCGGTTGGCGAAGTTCGGCGTTCCGCTGGCCGACACCGGCCCGGCCGGGCTGGCCGCGGCGGGCATCGAACCCGTCCTGCTGCCCCCGGCCCCGGCTCCGGCCGCCGTCGAGACGGTCCACCCCCAGGCCGAATTGCCTTACGCCCCGCAGCCGCAGTACGCCGAGCCTCAACAGCACCAGGCACAACCGCAACAGCAGCAGCACGCCCACCCCTCCGACCCGGCCGCCGAGGAATGGCCGCAGGAGGGCCCCGGCTCGCACGAGAGCCCGTGGTTCGCGGCGCCGCAGGTCCCGGAGGGCGCGTACGAGGGTGCGTACAACCCTACGTACGTCGAAGGCCTCGAACCCACCCCGGTCATGATCCCCTCGGGCCCGGGCGGCCGCACCCGCCCACTGGGCAACGTGGGCACGATCGGCGCGGTCCCCCACCCCCGTGGCGAAGAGCCCCTGCCGGAGTCGCCGGAGCAGCCCCAGCAGCTCCAGGAGCCCGCGGCCGACCCGGTCGAGTGGGCACAGGAGGACGCGGAGTTCGGCGAAATCGCCTACGAGGTGTTCAGCGCGTACACGCACCAGCACAACGACTACCCGAGCGTCGAGGTCCTCGACATCCATCTCTCGGACGGCCACAACGTCAGGCACCCGCGCAGCGCGGCCCTGCTCCGCCGTCTGCTGCCGGGTTTCAAGCAGCGCTTCGACAACGAGATGGCCGAGAACCACATCGCGTGA
- a CDS encoding DUF3558 family protein yields the protein MHRSASRLTRILACAAVPVMLVVAGCSSDSGSKKESDGSSSSAPGAKKSVAALEPAKFAELPDPCKAISAKTITSLVPKAKSKAGSPATSSDTSVRAGCSWNGLDDNGVKGSQYRWLDVGFTRFDSDQALGTGAKRAEDDFTKQLAKTRTAEGAKKITEAPVSGIGEQATKVTYDLAKTGEDFKYATIVARTGNVVVTLTYNGAGYAGAKTPSGADILKDAEKAAKEAVAAVADANAADDKQSSPSASPSKSAKSSN from the coding sequence ATGCACCGATCAGCCTCGCGACTCACCCGCATACTCGCCTGCGCCGCCGTCCCGGTGATGCTCGTCGTCGCCGGCTGTTCGTCGGACTCCGGCAGCAAGAAGGAGTCGGACGGCTCGTCCTCCTCCGCTCCGGGCGCGAAGAAGTCGGTGGCGGCGCTCGAACCGGCGAAGTTCGCCGAGCTGCCCGACCCGTGCAAGGCGATCTCCGCGAAGACGATCACCTCGCTGGTACCCAAGGCGAAGAGCAAGGCCGGTTCGCCGGCCACGTCCAGCGACACCTCGGTGCGCGCCGGCTGCTCCTGGAACGGCCTCGACGACAACGGCGTCAAGGGCTCGCAGTACCGCTGGCTCGACGTCGGCTTCACCCGCTTCGACTCGGACCAGGCTCTCGGCACCGGCGCGAAGCGCGCCGAGGACGACTTCACGAAGCAGCTCGCCAAGACCAGGACGGCCGAGGGCGCGAAGAAGATCACCGAGGCCCCCGTCAGCGGCATCGGCGAGCAGGCCACCAAGGTCACGTACGACCTGGCCAAGACCGGCGAGGACTTCAAGTACGCGACGATCGTGGCCCGTACGGGGAACGTCGTCGTCACCCTGACCTACAACGGCGCGGGTTACGCGGGTGCGAAGACGCCGTCCGGCGCCGACATCCTCAAGGACGCCGAGAAGGCCGCCAAGGAAGCCGTCGCCGCGGTCGCCGACGCCAACGCCGCCGACGACAAGCAGTCGAGCCCGTCCGCGAGCCCGTCGAAGTCGGCCAAGTCGTCGAACTAG
- a CDS encoding DUF3558 domain-containing protein has protein sequence MAYVPGAALLAALVVGCSAGTGTDGSAADSRPGGPTSSPAAPAGKYRTLPDPCRSVTHSTLKDLLPGVAELPQEQQEKAYAGTASVTYDTDRRVGCTWKAEDSDSSRGLSLDFERVVSYDTSVSDDDRADEVYGKKEAAAHLPSSASDTPSDSSSPSGSAPSDGETGGKSGDGATEDLQPRVLDNLGDAAFLDDLLIKAGSAAQHRTVSVVFRTSNVIVTVRYTEQPALSTEMPDSKELQEKAQALARKLVDKFSE, from the coding sequence ATGGCGTACGTACCCGGCGCCGCGCTCCTTGCAGCGCTTGTCGTCGGCTGTAGCGCCGGCACCGGAACCGACGGCTCCGCCGCCGACAGCAGGCCCGGCGGCCCGACGTCCTCCCCCGCCGCACCGGCGGGCAAGTACCGCACACTTCCCGACCCTTGCCGCTCCGTGACGCACTCCACCCTGAAGGACCTGCTCCCGGGCGTCGCCGAACTGCCGCAGGAACAGCAGGAGAAGGCGTACGCGGGAACGGCCTCCGTGACCTACGACACGGACCGCCGCGTCGGTTGCACATGGAAGGCCGAGGACTCGGACTCGTCCCGCGGCCTCTCCCTCGACTTCGAGCGGGTCGTCTCGTACGACACCTCCGTGAGCGACGACGACCGCGCCGACGAGGTGTACGGGAAGAAGGAGGCCGCCGCGCATCTGCCGTCCTCGGCATCGGACACCCCCTCGGACTCGAGCTCCCCGTCGGGCTCGGCACCGAGCGACGGGGAGACCGGCGGAAAGAGCGGCGACGGGGCCACCGAAGACCTTCAACCGCGCGTCCTCGACAACCTCGGAGATGCCGCATTTCTGGACGATCTGCTCATCAAGGCAGGTTCCGCCGCACAGCATCGGACGGTGAGCGTGGTATTCCGCACATCGAACGTCATCGTGACCGTCCGGTACACCGAGCAGCCCGCCCTCTCGACGGAGATGCCCGACAGCAAGGAACTGCAGGAGAAAGCCCAGGCGCTGGCCCGGAAGCTGGTCGACAAGTTCAGCGAATAG
- a CDS encoding RtcB family protein yields the protein MSYVEVPGAKVPIRMWADPASVEGGAMQQLQNVATLPWIKGLAVMPDVHYGKGATVGSVIAMHGAVCPAAVGVDIGCGMSAVKTSLTANDLPGDLSRLRSKIEQAIPVGRGMHDDVVDPGRLHGFATAGWDDFWGRFEGVADAVKFRRERATKQMGTLGSGNHFIEFCLDESGSVWLMLHSGSRNIGKELAEHHIGVAQKLTHNQGLVDRDLAVFVADTPQMAAYRNDLFWAQEYAKRNRAIMMGLFQDVVRKEFKKARVTFDPVISCHHNYVAEERYDGMDLLVTRKGAIRAGSGDLGIIPGSMGTGSYIVKGLGNAKSFNSASHGAGRKMSRNAAKRRFSTRDLEEQTRGVECRKDSGVVDEIPAAYKPIEQVIEQQRDLVEVVAKLKQVVCVKG from the coding sequence ATGTCGTATGTAGAGGTACCGGGGGCCAAGGTCCCGATCCGCATGTGGGCCGACCCGGCTTCGGTCGAGGGCGGCGCGATGCAGCAGCTGCAGAATGTGGCCACCCTGCCCTGGATCAAGGGGCTCGCCGTCATGCCTGATGTGCATTACGGCAAGGGCGCGACCGTCGGCTCGGTGATCGCGATGCACGGTGCGGTCTGCCCGGCCGCGGTGGGGGTGGACATCGGCTGCGGAATGTCCGCGGTGAAGACCTCCCTGACCGCCAACGACCTGCCGGGAGATCTGTCGCGGCTGCGATCGAAGATCGAGCAGGCCATTCCGGTGGGCCGTGGGATGCACGACGACGTCGTGGACCCCGGGCGGCTGCACGGATTCGCGACGGCGGGCTGGGACGACTTCTGGGGACGGTTCGAGGGGGTGGCCGATGCGGTCAAGTTCCGTCGGGAGCGGGCCACGAAGCAGATGGGGACGCTTGGGTCGGGCAACCACTTCATCGAGTTCTGCCTCGACGAGTCGGGTTCGGTCTGGCTGATGCTGCACTCCGGATCCCGGAACATCGGCAAGGAGCTCGCCGAGCACCACATCGGGGTGGCGCAGAAGCTGACGCACAACCAGGGTCTGGTCGACCGCGACCTGGCCGTCTTCGTCGCGGACACGCCGCAGATGGCGGCCTACCGCAACGACCTGTTCTGGGCCCAGGAGTACGCGAAGCGCAACCGCGCGATCATGATGGGGCTCTTCCAGGACGTGGTCCGCAAGGAGTTCAAGAAGGCCCGGGTGACCTTCGACCCGGTCATCTCCTGCCACCACAACTATGTGGCGGAGGAGCGGTACGACGGCATGGACCTGCTGGTCACCCGTAAGGGTGCGATCCGGGCCGGGTCGGGGGACCTCGGCATCATCCCCGGATCGATGGGCACCGGCTCGTACATCGTGAAGGGCCTCGGGAACGCGAAGTCGTTCAACTCGGCCTCGCACGGCGCCGGCCGGAAGATGAGCCGCAACGCGGCCAAGCGGCGCTTCTCGACACGGGACCTGGAGGAGCAGACGCGAGGTGTGGAGTGCCGCAAGGACTCCGGCGTCGTGGACGAGATTCCGGCTGCGTACAAGCCGATCGAGCAGGTCATCGAGCAGCAGCGGGACCTCGTGGAGGTCGTCGCGAAGCTGAAGCAGGTGGTGTGCGTGAAGGGCTGA
- a CDS encoding SDR family NAD(P)-dependent oxidoreductase — MAATPIAVITGASSGIGAATARRLAADGYRVVLTARRKDRIEALAAEINEAGHEATAYALDVTDREAVDTFATAFRNLAVLVNNAGGALGADPVATGDPADWRQMYETNVIGTLNVTQALLPALTASGDGTIVILSSTAALASYEGGGGYVAAKHGEHVLAETLRLEIVGTPVRVIEVAPGMVKTEEFATTRFRGDTEKAAKVYAGVDAPLSADDVADTITWAVTRPSHVNIDLLVVRPRAQASNSKVHRTL, encoded by the coding sequence ATGGCCGCCACCCCCATCGCCGTGATCACCGGAGCGAGCAGCGGCATCGGCGCCGCGACTGCCCGCCGGCTGGCCGCCGACGGCTACCGCGTCGTCCTGACCGCCCGCCGCAAGGACCGGATCGAGGCACTCGCCGCCGAGATCAACGAAGCGGGACACGAGGCCACGGCGTACGCCCTGGACGTCACGGACCGCGAGGCGGTCGACACGTTCGCCACCGCCTTCCGCAACCTCGCCGTGCTCGTCAACAACGCGGGCGGCGCCCTCGGCGCCGACCCCGTCGCCACCGGCGACCCGGCCGACTGGCGCCAGATGTACGAGACGAACGTCATCGGCACCCTCAACGTCACCCAGGCCCTGCTCCCCGCCCTCACCGCGAGCGGGGACGGCACGATCGTGATCCTCTCCTCGACGGCGGCCCTCGCCTCGTACGAGGGCGGCGGTGGCTACGTGGCCGCCAAGCACGGCGAGCACGTCCTGGCCGAGACGCTGCGCCTGGAGATCGTCGGCACCCCGGTCCGCGTCATCGAGGTCGCCCCCGGCATGGTCAAGACGGAGGAGTTCGCCACCACCCGGTTCCGTGGCGACACCGAGAAGGCCGCCAAGGTCTACGCGGGCGTCGACGCCCCGCTCTCCGCCGACGACGTGGCCGACACGATCACCTGGGCCGTCACCCGCCCCAGCCACGTCAACATCGACCTGCTGGTGGTCCGCCCCCGCGCCCAGGCCTCCAACTCCAAGGTCCACCGCACCCTCTGA
- a CDS encoding YnfA family protein: MVVARSVALFVVAALFEIGGAWLVWQGVREHRGWIWIGAGVIALGAYGFVATLQPDAEFGRVLAAYGGVFVAGSIAWGVIADGYRPGRWDVIGALICLAGMAVIMYAPRNH; encoded by the coding sequence ATGGTCGTCGCCCGCTCAGTCGCGCTGTTCGTCGTCGCCGCGCTCTTCGAGATCGGCGGAGCCTGGCTCGTCTGGCAGGGCGTGCGCGAGCACCGGGGCTGGATCTGGATCGGCGCCGGAGTCATCGCCCTCGGCGCGTACGGCTTCGTGGCCACGCTTCAGCCGGACGCGGAGTTCGGTCGCGTCCTCGCCGCGTACGGCGGTGTCTTCGTCGCAGGTTCGATCGCCTGGGGCGTGATCGCCGACGGCTACCGCCCCGGCCGCTGGGACGTGATCGGCGCACTGATCTGCCTGGCCGGCATGGCCGTGATCATGTACGCCCCCCGCAACCACTGA
- a CDS encoding FAD-dependent oxidoreductase, whose product MTGKPSTRANADSAPDVPHDAATADVLVVGAGPTGLLLAGDLAARGLSVTVVERRRRSASNMTRAFAVHARTLEVLDARGLADELLKTGSRLTGLRLFGNLSLDLSRLRSRFPFVLITPQYEIEHLLERRALSAGVHFRHGTELTGLHQSADEVTAEVQDADGTRTTLSARYAVGTDGVRSAVREALGLPFPGKSVIRSIILADVRLTEEPAALLTANGVGDAFAFIAPFGDGWYRVMGWNRNHQADDTDPVELDELRQIVRLALGSDHGMHDARWISRFHSDERQVPAYRTGRVFLAGDAAHVHSPAGGQGMNTGLQDAANLSWKLATVLRGHAADPEALLDSYHSERHPVGTKVLRSSGALVRLAMARTLRQRAVRTAAARLLSTARPAGDKAMGMISGIGIAYAAPRGSHPLTGKRAPDLGLVEGRLQEVLRDGEFVVVTPADMPTPVSPVPLVHTHWTDDRSTVLLVRPDGHVAWASDRPDPAALRAALTR is encoded by the coding sequence ATGACCGGCAAGCCCAGCACCCGTGCGAACGCCGACTCCGCCCCCGACGTACCGCACGACGCCGCCACCGCCGATGTCCTCGTGGTGGGCGCAGGGCCCACCGGGCTGCTGCTCGCGGGCGACCTCGCCGCGCGCGGCCTGTCGGTCACCGTCGTCGAGCGCCGCCGGCGCAGCGCGAGCAACATGACGCGCGCCTTCGCCGTTCATGCCCGCACCCTCGAAGTACTCGACGCCCGCGGCCTCGCCGACGAGCTGCTCAAGACGGGATCCCGCCTCACCGGGTTGCGGCTCTTCGGCAACCTTTCGCTCGACCTCTCCCGACTGCGGTCCCGCTTCCCGTTCGTGCTGATCACCCCGCAGTACGAGATCGAGCACCTGCTGGAGCGCCGCGCGCTGTCCGCGGGGGTGCACTTCCGTCACGGCACGGAACTGACCGGCCTGCACCAGTCCGCCGACGAGGTCACCGCCGAGGTGCAGGACGCCGACGGGACGCGCACCACCCTCTCCGCGCGCTATGCCGTCGGCACCGACGGAGTGCGCAGCGCCGTCCGCGAGGCGCTCGGGCTCCCGTTCCCCGGCAAGTCGGTGATCCGGTCCATCATCCTGGCCGACGTCCGGCTGACCGAGGAACCGGCCGCCCTCCTCACGGCCAACGGCGTGGGGGACGCCTTCGCCTTCATCGCCCCGTTCGGCGACGGCTGGTACCGGGTCATGGGATGGAACCGGAACCACCAGGCCGACGACACCGACCCCGTCGAGCTCGACGAACTGCGGCAGATCGTCCGCCTCGCCCTGGGCAGCGACCACGGCATGCACGACGCCCGCTGGATCTCCCGCTTCCACAGCGACGAGCGCCAGGTGCCCGCCTACCGCACAGGCCGGGTCTTCCTCGCCGGGGACGCCGCCCATGTCCACTCCCCCGCGGGCGGCCAGGGCATGAACACCGGCCTCCAAGACGCCGCCAACCTGTCCTGGAAGCTCGCAACCGTGCTCCGGGGACACGCGGCGGACCCGGAAGCGCTCCTCGACAGCTACCACTCCGAGAGGCACCCGGTCGGCACCAAGGTGCTGCGCAGCAGTGGTGCGCTGGTCCGCCTCGCCATGGCCCGCACCCTGCGGCAGCGAGCGGTCCGCACGGCCGCCGCCCGCCTCCTGTCGACGGCACGGCCGGCCGGCGACAAGGCGATGGGCATGATCTCCGGCATCGGCATCGCGTACGCGGCGCCGCGCGGCTCGCATCCCCTCACCGGAAAGCGCGCTCCCGACCTGGGACTGGTGGAGGGCCGCCTCCAGGAGGTGCTGCGCGACGGCGAGTTCGTCGTCGTGACTCCCGCCGACATGCCCACGCCGGTGTCGCCGGTCCCGCTGGTGCACACGCACTGGACGGACGACCGCTCGACCGTGCTGCTCGTCCGTCCCGACGGTCATGTCGCCTGGGCGAGCGACCGGCCCGACCCCGCGGCGCTGCGGGCCGCCCTCACCCGATGA
- a CDS encoding TetR/AcrR family transcriptional regulator — MTTKAPGAPRRSDATKAAILEAARERFAADGYERATIRAIARDANIDPSMVMRYYGNKEGLFAAASVIDLRLPALGALPGKHVGAVLVAHFLDRWEEDDVLTGLLRVGVTNEAGAERMRAVFAEQLGPIAAGVCPDPADAPRRAALAASQILGMALARYVLRIAPAASMPRDEVIAWLAPTVQRYLTAERP; from the coding sequence ATGACGACGAAAGCCCCCGGCGCCCCCCGCCGCTCGGATGCCACGAAGGCCGCGATCCTCGAAGCCGCCCGCGAGCGGTTCGCCGCCGACGGCTATGAGCGCGCCACCATCCGGGCCATCGCCCGCGACGCGAACATCGACCCGTCGATGGTGATGCGCTACTACGGCAACAAGGAAGGACTGTTCGCCGCCGCGTCCGTGATCGATCTGCGCCTGCCCGCGCTCGGGGCGCTGCCCGGCAAGCACGTCGGGGCCGTACTCGTCGCCCATTTCCTGGACCGCTGGGAGGAGGACGACGTGCTGACGGGGCTGCTCCGGGTCGGGGTCACCAATGAGGCGGGGGCCGAGCGCATGCGGGCGGTCTTCGCCGAGCAGCTCGGTCCGATAGCTGCCGGGGTCTGCCCCGACCCCGCCGATGCCCCACGCCGTGCCGCGCTCGCCGCATCTCAGATCCTGGGGATGGCGCTCGCGAGATACGTCCTGCGCATCGCGCCTGCGGCCTCCATGCCCCGCGACGAGGTGATCGCCTGGCTCGCGCCCACCGTCCAGCGCTACTTGACCGCCGAGCGGCCGTAA